Within Caulobacter segnis, the genomic segment ATGATCTCGACGCTGTAGTCGAGACCACTTTCCTCGAGCGCGATCAGGGGCGCCAGGGAGCAAGCGCCCTTGTGATGGTAAAGGGTGAGGCCGCTCATGCCAAAACCTCGTCGTCGCGGCGCATGATGTCGGCGACGTCTTCGCCCGATGACAGCCGGCGCCTGAGGTCCTCAGGATCGAGCTCGATCCCGATCGGATTGCGCGCGAAGGCCTCCCCTGCCATCCAAAGTTCGGCGTCTCGCGCGTCGGCGAACCGGTCGACCTGGAGCTCGACGTCGTTGCCGTCCGGATCGGCATAGTAGAACGAGATCGTCGGGCCGTGGTTGATGGTCCGCCAGGGCTTAATCCCCTCGCCCGTCAGACGATCAAAGGTGGCCAGGAGCTGTTCGAGACCTTCATAGGTGAAGGCCGAATGGTAGAAGCCGACGGAGGGTGATGGCGCGCGCGGCGCGAAGGTCTGCGTCGCGATCAGCGCGATCCGGTGGTGCTCCTCGTCATAGGTGAGGAAGGCGATCCGGTCGTTGGCGAAGACGACATGAGCCCCCAGGACAGTGCAGTACCAGTCGATCATGTTCTGGAGCTGGTTCGTCCTGAAGACGATATGGGCGAGGCGAACGGGTGAGATCATGGTTCAGCGCTCCTCGTCGATGACGGTGTTGGTCAGCGTGCCGAGCCGGTCGATCTCGACCTCGATGGTATCGCCAGGCTTCATCCAAAGTGGGGGCTTGCGCACCGCGCCGACCCCGCCGGTGGTGCCGGTCGCGATCACGTCGCCGGGCCGGACCTCCCAGATCTGGGAGACGTAGGCGATCAGCGCTTCAACGCCAAAAAGGAGGTCGTCGATTCCCGTCTGCTGCACCACCTCGCCGTTGAGCCGAGTTGTCAGCTGCAGGGCGTTCACGCCCCCCGCCTCGTCGGGGGTGACCAGCCAGGGCCCGAATGCGCCGGAGCGATCGAAGGTCTTGCCCGGCATGAACTGGGACGTGTGGCGTTGGAAGTCGCGCACCGAACCGTCGTTAAAGCAGGCATAGCCCGCGACATGCTCCAGCGCCCGTTCGGACTGGATGTGGCGACCGGGCTTGCCGATCACCACGGCCAGCTCGCCCTCGAAATCGAACCGCTCCGAGACGCGCGGCCTGACGATCGGGGCGCCGTCGGCGACGAGGGAGTCGGGGTAGCGCGCGAACAGGATCGGATGGGCCGGCGTGTCGTTCCCGGTCTCGGCGATATGGCTCTTATAGTTGAGGCCGACGCAGACGATCCGCTCCGACCGGGGAATGGGCGGCAAGAGCGTGACCGACGCAGCGTCATGGTCCGCCGGCGCGTCGGCCAGGGCCTCAAGCGCCGCGATGTCCGTGAGCGCCGAAGCAAGATCCCGATAGTGCGACAGCCGAGCACCAGCGTCGACGATCCCATCATCCCGATAGATCCCGTAGCTTGGCGTGCCAGCGGTGACAAAGCTGACGAGTTTCATGACGGGTCTCCTGACGGTGCGGTGTTCGTAAGGTGGATGGCGGCGTAGCGGCGCGCATAGGCGGGCCTGCCGGCCAGGAAGAGCAGGATGGAGAGGACCGCGGCGCAGCCCACGGTCAGCGCGATGGCCTCGCCGATCCGGGCCGGATCATGGAAGACGAGGTCGCCGATCAGCGGCGGGCCGATCGGCCCGATGGTCAGCCCCGCAAGCGAGATACAGATGAGGTAAAGCGCCGAGATCTGGCCGCGGTAACGGTTCGGGACGACCAGCTGCAAAGCGGCGGCCGCAGCGCCGATCGGCAAGGCGACGAAGACCATCACCACGCCGAACGCGATGGATGAGGCTCCCGCGCTGCCCGCAAAGATCATCCAGACCGTCGCCACCGCGATACCGGTCATCGACAGCATGCCCACCAAAAGCGGCGTGTCGCCGCGACCGGCCGCGAACAGGCGGTCGCTGATGACCCCGCCGATGATCAGGCCAAGGCCGCCGCCGCCCATGGTGGCCAGGCCGAGCGCGCCGCCAACCCCAGCCGGCGCCAAATGGTAATGGCGCCCGAGAAAGGCCGGGATCCAGCTGAGCAGCGCGTACAGCGCAGTGTTGTGACAGGCAAAGCCGAGGATGAGGCTGGCGAACAGTCGCCACTCGCCTCTGATGAAGCGCACGGTCTCGGCGATACTGGGCAGCACGTCCGCCGCGCCGGGTTCGTAATGGGTTCGCCGCGGTTCGCGGATCAACAGCATCAGGCCGGCGAGCAAGAGCCCGGGTAGGCCCACGGCGAGAAAGACCAGGCGCCAGGGCGCGATGTCGCGCAGCGCCGCAAGATCCAGCTCGGCGCGCGTGAAGAGGTCGAGCAACGCCCCGCCGACCAGAAGCGCCAGGCCCGATCCGAGATAGACGCCCATATTATAGGCCCCGAGCGCAAGCGACAGACGGCGCTTAGGCACGGCGTCGGCGATCATCGAATAAGCCGCCGGCGACAATGTCGCTTCACCGATCCCCACGCCCGCCCGCCAAGCGAACAGCGCCGCGAAGGATCCCGCCGAGCCGCAAGCCATAGTCATCAGGCTCCACAGCGCGATGCCGAAAATGACGAGGTTGCGCCGACTGCCGCGATCGGCGAGCCGCCCGAGCGGGATGCCAAAACCGATATAGAAGATAGCGAAAGCCAGGCCCTGCAGCATGCCAAAACGGGTGTCGCTGATTGCAAGATCGGCCTTGATGGGCTCTACGAGGAGCGACAAGATCTGCCGGTCCATGAAGGAAAGCGCGAGCGCCGCCATCAGTGCGACGACGAGGATAAGGGCGCGCAGAGGGGACATGGCGTTGTCGTCCTGACCTGCCACCGCGACGGCCTTCGGCGGGCGGCTCACTTCTCATCCTCCGCGACGATCAGCGCGATCTTGCCGATCTGCCGCCGCGCCTCGAGATCTTCGAGGGCGCGTGCCGCCTCGGCGAGCGGATAAGTCCGGTCCAGCATCGGCTTGATGCGGCCCGCCACGATATGGGGCCAGACCAATGCTTCGAGGTCGGCGGCCACGCGCGCCTTGAAGGCGTCGGGACGCGGGCGCAGCAGGCTGCCGCCGACGCGGAGCCTCTTGCGGACGATCTTGCGCAGATCGACCTGCGTCGTGAAGCCGCGCGCCGCGCCGATGAACACCAGGCGTCCGCCCTCGGCCATCGCCTGTAGGTCCTTGTCGAGATAGTCGCCGCCGACAATGTCGAGGATGACGTCCACCCCCCTGTGATCGGTGACGTCCAGGATGACGGCGGCGAAATCCTCAGTCTCGTAGTCGATCCCGCGTTCGGCCCCGAGCTCGACGCACAGACGGGCCTTCTCAGGCCCCCGCGCCGTGGCGAACACGCGGCGGCCAAGGGTCGAGGCGATCTGGATGGCGGCGACGCCGATGCCACTCGTGCCGCCATTCATCAGGAAGGACTCGTTTTGTCCGAGCGCGCAGTCGAGGAAGACATTGCTCCAGACCGTAAAGAAGGTCTCCGGCAGCACCGCCGCTTGCGCCCAACTCAGGCCTTCGGGCGCCGGCAGACAGTTGCCAGCCGGCGCGATCGCATATTCGGCATAGCCGCCGCCACGCAGAAGCGCACAGACCCGGTTCCCGGTCGACCAGCGCGAGGCATCGGTCCCGGCCGAGACGATCTCGCCTGCGACCTCAAGGCCCGGCAGGTCGGTTTCACCGGGGCGGATGGGATGGCCGCCATTGTGGAGCTGGTGAACATCATGGCCATTGACGCCCGCCGCCCGCACTCGGATCAGAACCTCGCCGGGTCCCGGCGACGGGACAGGACGCGTCGTCTCGGCGAGCATGAAATGGCCGTCTGCGTCGTGGATCTCGACAGCGCGCATCATGGAAGGCGACGGGGTCATCAAGCGACTTTCGTGACGGAGGACTGGAGCGGTCGGCCGAGGACGCAAGAGAGCGCGGCGGCAAGCTGATCGCGCCTGGTCTGCCCGGTCTCAGGCTCGACCCATGCGATCCGACCATCGGGACGCACGAGGATCGCAAAAGGCTGGCCACCCCAGAAATCAGCGGCGCTGACCCGTTCGCTTCGCATCGTCGCATCGATCGCGACGACCTGAACCGCCATCGGCGCGTCAAGGCTCGTGGCGGCCTCCCGCCAGAGTTCGGCGTCCTGTGACGGCGCGAACAGGGTGAACCGGTCGAAATGGAGAAGATCGATGGTCGAGACGCCCGGCTCGACCCACAGATGGGGCATCTGCCCCCCAGGGCGGAAACTCGGCCGATATCCCTCGACCGCCTCGACCGGCTCGGCGATGGCGCGCTCGGCCGGCAGGAAGGCGCCGTTCTCGGCCATCGAGGCCATCTCCATCTCGAGGAACGCGAAATGCGGCATCTGAGCGTCGACCGCCGTGCGGATGGCCTCGAACCTGGGATGGGCCGGATCGGCGCGCAGCGCCGCGATCACCGCGGCGAACGCCTCGGGCGGTTCCTCGGCGCCGATCGCCATGGCGACTTCGCGCATGCGGACATGGTTGTTGACGGACTGGTTGGTGTTGCGGATCGCAACAGGACGGCACTCCGTCTCATAGCTGTCGATCAAACTGTCGCCGGCCTGACCCCGGATCACCGCCGCGACTTTCCAGATCAGGTTCTCGACATCCTCGACCCCGGTGTTCAGGCCCAGGCCTCCCGTGGGGGGGAAACGGTGGCCGGCGTCTCCGACGAGGACAACCCTGCCCTCTCGGTAGCGCTCGGCTACCTGCGCCGACATCGCCCAACGGTCGATGGCCGAAATGGTGAAGTCATGGGGACAGCCCATCACCTCCTCGACGATCGCCCGGCACTGAGCCTCGTCGAAGCTCTCGAACGGCGTCGCCTCCGGGTCGAACCGCATCATGAAAACCTGGGAGCCGATCGGCTGGTGCATGATGAAGAAGCCTTCGCGGGTCGGCGTCCGCACGAAGAACAGCACGCCCGGCCCGCGTTTCAACGCCTCGGTCATGTCCGACTTGATGTGGATCGCCAGGAAGTGGGCCAGCGCCTGGGGCCCCTCCATTGCGATGCCGACTGAGCGGCGAACGCGGCTTCCCGCACCGTCTGCCCCGATGACATAACGGGCCTTGATTTGCGATGTCCCCTCGGCCCGTTCCACCGTCGCCGTCACGCCCTCGCCGTCTTGGACGAGCGACCGGAACGCCGCGCCGAACGCTACTGGATCGCGCCCGGCCATGAAGGCCGCGCGACGGTGGAGGATGGGCTCGAGCAGGCTTTGGGGCAGGTTGGCCGAATGGCCCGGACTGATCTCGGTGAAGCGCGGCACGCGCCCCTTCTTGCCGGCCAGGCTGAGCTGGCCATAGTGCAGGCCGCCGACGCTTTCACACCAGGTGATGCACTGCTGCAGTTCGACCGGCGTGCTCTGTTCCAGAATTTTGTCCGCCACGCCGATGCGGCGGTAGACTTCCATGCTGTGGGTCTTAAGCACATGGGCCGAAGGCTCCGTGTGCAGGCCAGTCCGGCGCTCGATGACTTGGTGCGTCAGGCCGATGGAAGAAGCGATGATCGAGGCCAGCAATCCGGCCGGCCCGGCCCCGACAATAAGAAGATCAAGCTGTTCAATCGACATGGGTCTGTTTTTTCCTTCGTCGGAGCACGACAGGCTCGGCGGAAAGCGCAGCGCGGCCCGACGTCAAAAGGCGGGAGAGATGATCGCGCGAGCGATGGATGTGCTCACGCATCAGGTCCTCGGCGCGGGCCGATTGCCCGCGGCTCACCGCGTTCAGGATGTGCACGTGGTCGGTGTGGGCATCGACCATCCGCGCATGGGCGTCGTCGTGCCGATCGTTGGTGAAGAGGATCGCCACGGGGGCGACCAGCGGCATCTTCGCCAGAAAAGCGTGGACCTTCAGAAGCGTGCTGAGCCCCGCCGCGTTCATGATCGTGCTGTGGAAGACGTCATTCGACGCCGACCAGCGCCGCATGTCGTCAGCGCCGCAAAGCCCGCCGGCCACGAGCGCCTCGCCTTCGGCGACACAGGCGCGAAGGGTCGCCAGAGCGTCGTCGCCGAGCCCGCGTTCGACCGCCGTGCGCGCAGCCAGCCCCTCCAGCGCGCCGCGAACATCGAAGGCTGACAGCACGTCCTCGATGCTGAACGCGTTGACGACGAACCCGCGATTGGGCTCGCTGGTGACGAGACCTTCGGCTTCGAGAATGCTGAGCGCCACCCGCACGGGCGTGCGCGACACGCCGAACGCCTCGGCCAGATCGCGCTCCGGCACCCGTGATCCCGGCTGAAGCTCGCGCGCGATAATCATCTCGCGCAGTTTCAGGGTGACGGCTTCGACACGGGTCGACATGGCAGGGCTCCTATCCTCGGACGTCCGGATGGACGCCCGAGGGTAGAGTAGAGATGCGGCCTTGGAGGTCAAAACGACGCCGATAGTTGGACGCCGTAGCGCCGCTGCGCCTCATAGGCCGGCAGCTGGTAGTAGCTGTTGAAGTTGTTACGGACCCGGGCGACGAAGTTCTCGCCCGTCACGTTGCGGGCATAGGCTGACACCGACCAGCGCCCATCTTCCGGCCCGACGCCGGTGCTCAGATTGACGAAGCCATAGCCGTCCTGAACTTCTCTTGGGTTGCGGTTGGCCTCGTACCAGGTCTTGCCACGATAGGCGTAGTTGCCGCCGACAAAGCCCTTCCAGCCGGTCCAGAGCACCCGCTCGTAGCGCGCCGAGAGATTGAAACTCCACTTGGGCGACTGGGCCAGAGGGAAGCCGTTGAGCGTCTGAACGCCGCCGACACAGAAGCCGGGCTGGAGCGCACTGCCTGCCGGCAAAGTCGGTTCGTTGGGATAACAGGCGGCGTTGTTGAAGTCGGTATAGCGCGCGTCGATATAGGCGCCGTTCAGCCCGAGCGAGAGCCCACTGGTCGGACGCGCGGAGATCTCGAATTCGACGCCGCTGGACTTCAGCGCGCCAGCGTTCTGGATCACGAACACCGGCGGACTGACGGGCAGGCCAACCGTGGTCTGGAAGTTGCTAAAGGTCGAATCGAAGGCAGCGATGTTGACGGTCAGACGACGGTCGAAGAACTGCGACTTGACGCCGATCTCATAGGATTTGACGATTTCGGCCTCGACCCTGGCGTCGTTGACGATCGCGCCGGGCGTCAGCGATTGAGTGAGATTGAAGCCCGGAGCCTTATAGCCGCGTGACGCCGTGCCGTAGATCATGATGGACGGGGCGACGTCGAACTGGGCCCCGACGCGATACGAAGTGGCGTCATAGGTGATCGGCTTTGGCGTGAACGAGAAGATCGGCACGGTCGCCGGGACGACACCGGAATCGGGCCCGGTCCTAGAGCGATCGAAAGAACCGGTGACGCGGTCGTTGGATTGCCGGACACCGGCGACGATGCGGAACTTTGGTGTAAAGCGGTAGGTCGCTTCACCAAAGGCGGCGATATTGCGCAGAGTGTTGTGGACGGTGTTTCGCCGCGGATAGTTGGACGAACCGGGCACGGGCACGCCGAAGAAGGCCTGGTTCTGCACGTCGTTGATACTGAAGTCGTAGTAAAACAGCCCCGCCACAAAGCTGAGCGGCCGGTCGACCGGCGAGGCGATCCGCAGTTCCTGGGTGAACTGGTCGTAGCGCTCGTCGTCGGTCAGTTGGTTGATCTTGATCAGCGGCGAGTTCGATAGCCACGGATCCATCTGACCGCTGGTGAAGAGGTTGCGGTAGGAGGTGACCGACGAGAGCGTATAGCCGCCGGGAAGGTCAAGGTCGGCCAGCGCCGTGACATAGTAGTTGCGTGCGAACGACTTGGGCGTCGTCCCGGGATCGGCCACGAGATTGTTCGCCGACGGTACGATGCCCCGGGAGGTTTCATAGGCCTCGACGACGGAGCCGAACGGGGCGGTATTGGTGAATTCACGGTAGGTGAAGGCCACGCCGTGTTCGTCCCGTCCGTCCGCCTGACCGATCAGGGTTAGGCGCAAGGCGTCGGTCGGCTCGAACGTCAGGCCGAGCCGGGCGCCGTAGCTGTTCTTATCGCTGTAGTCGCGGCCATTCAGGTCATGGACAAAGCCGTCATGGCCGAACCGCCAGGCAGTCAATCGGATGGCGGCCTTATCGCCGATCGGAACGTTCAGCGCCGCATCGACATTGAGCTCATTGAACGAGCCATAGCTTAGATTGGCCTGTCCGCCGCTGACGCCGAGCTCGGGCTTTTGGGTCACGACACCGATCAGGCCGGCGGTGGCGTTCTTGCCGAACAACATGCCTTGCGGGCCTTTCAGCACCTCCACGCGCTGGATATCGACCAGGTCGGAGATGCTGCCGCCCACGCGCGCGAGCGGCACGCCGTCGACGGTGACACCAACCGACGACTCCAGCGCCGCGCTTAGCGCATAGGTGCCGACGCCGCGGATGTAGAAGCTGTTGAGCTTGGCTTCACCCGACGGCGAGAAAGAGATGCCCGGCACGGTCTGCTGAAGTTGAACCGTGCTGACGACACCCGTCTCGGCGAGAACCTTGGGGGTGAGCGCCACGACCGAGATCGGGACGTCCTGCAACCGCTCCGAGCGCTTGTTCGCGGTCACCACGATGTCCTCAAGCGTCGTCGACAGGGCCTGATCCTGCGCAGGCGGCGCGCTCACTGAACCGGCCGCCTGGGCCGACGCCGGTGATGCGGCAATGGCCTGCGCGGCGATCGCCAGCGTGCTTACGCCCATCGCCCAGCAGGCTGAACGCCCTACTCGTCTCTGCCTCTTCATAGCTTGTTGCCTCCATCCCCAATGAACGGCGTCTGACGCGCCATGCATTCTTGATGGCATGCCATTTTGATATATTGCAATGAAAAACTTGCGCGCTTCGCGCATCTAATCCACAAATGGCATACCAAATAGAAAAATGAGGGAGGAACGACGATGGCTTTTGCCCGCAACGGCTGGTACTGCGCCGCCTTCTCGACCGAGGTCGATACGAACTTCCTTGGCCGCAAGATCCTGGGTGAAGGCGTGCTGATCACCCGCGACTCGGCGGGCGGCGTACGCGCGATCGGCGATCGCTGCCCGCACCGGTTCGCGCCATTGCACCGGGGCGTCCGGGAGGCGGACACCGTCGAATGCCCCTATCATGGCCTAAGGTTCGACCTGGACGGCCGCTGCGTTCTCAATCCCCACGGACAAGGCCGTATTCCCGGCGCGGCGCGTGTCGCGGCCTATCCGGTCGAAGAGCGCCAGGGCGTCATCTGGCTGTGGCCGGGGGATCCGGCTCTGGCCGATCCGGCGATCATCCCCGACCTGCTGCTGGTCGACCGCGGCGAGCGCACGCCCGTCAACGGCCATCTGACCATGCCGGTCGACTACAGGCTCGTGCTCGACAACCTGATGGACCTCAGCCACGCGGCCTATCTACACGCGGGCACGCTTTCGCCCTCCCGCGCCAAGCGCGAGTCGACTTACGACGACGACGAGACGAGCGTGCGGGTCAATACGGTGATGCGGGACGTGCCCACCCCGTCGAGCCAGCAGCTCTATTTTCCCTCACCGCGCGGCGACTATCACTCGGACATCGAGTGGATCTTCCCCGGAAGCCTGCGCCAGCGCCTGGCCATGACCGAAACGGGCGCGGAAGCCGATGCCGGCGCGGTCACGCGCAACGTCCAC encodes:
- a CDS encoding NAD(P)H-quinone oxidoreductase, which codes for MTPSPSMMRAVEIHDADGHFMLAETTRPVPSPGPGEVLIRVRAAGVNGHDVHQLHNGGHPIRPGETDLPGLEVAGEIVSAGTDASRWSTGNRVCALLRGGGYAEYAIAPAGNCLPAPEGLSWAQAAVLPETFFTVWSNVFLDCALGQNESFLMNGGTSGIGVAAIQIASTLGRRVFATARGPEKARLCVELGAERGIDYETEDFAAVILDVTDHRGVDVILDIVGGDYLDKDLQAMAEGGRLVFIGAARGFTTQVDLRKIVRKRLRVGGSLLRPRPDAFKARVAADLEALVWPHIVAGRIKPMLDRTYPLAEAARALEDLEARRQIGKIALIVAEDEK
- a CDS encoding MFS transporter, translated to MSRPPKAVAVAGQDDNAMSPLRALILVVALMAALALSFMDRQILSLLVEPIKADLAISDTRFGMLQGLAFAIFYIGFGIPLGRLADRGSRRNLVIFGIALWSLMTMACGSAGSFAALFAWRAGVGIGEATLSPAAYSMIADAVPKRRLSLALGAYNMGVYLGSGLALLVGGALLDLFTRAELDLAALRDIAPWRLVFLAVGLPGLLLAGLMLLIREPRRTHYEPGAADVLPSIAETVRFIRGEWRLFASLILGFACHNTALYALLSWIPAFLGRHYHLAPAGVGGALGLATMGGGGLGLIIGGVISDRLFAAGRGDTPLLVGMLSMTGIAVATVWMIFAGSAGASSIAFGVVMVFVALPIGAAAAALQLVVPNRYRGQISALYLICISLAGLTIGPIGPPLIGDLVFHDPARIGEAIALTVGCAAVLSILLFLAGRPAYARRYAAIHLTNTAPSGDPS
- a CDS encoding GntR family transcriptional regulator, with protein sequence MSTRVEAVTLKLREMIIARELQPGSRVPERDLAEAFGVSRTPVRVALSILEAEGLVTSEPNRGFVVNAFSIEDVLSAFDVRGALEGLAARTAVERGLGDDALATLRACVAEGEALVAGGLCGADDMRRWSASNDVFHSTIMNAAGLSTLLKVHAFLAKMPLVAPVAILFTNDRHDDAHARMVDAHTDHVHILNAVSRGQSARAEDLMREHIHRSRDHLSRLLTSGRAALSAEPVVLRRRKKQTHVD
- a CDS encoding VOC family protein translates to MISPVRLAHIVFRTNQLQNMIDWYCTVLGAHVVFANDRIAFLTYDEEHHRIALIATQTFAPRAPSPSVGFYHSAFTYEGLEQLLATFDRLTGEGIKPWRTINHGPTISFYYADPDGNDVELQVDRFADARDAELWMAGEAFARNPIGIELDPEDLRRRLSSGEDVADIMRRDDEVLA
- a CDS encoding TonB-dependent receptor; its protein translation is MGVSTLAIAAQAIAASPASAQAAGSVSAPPAQDQALSTTLEDIVVTANKRSERLQDVPISVVALTPKVLAETGVVSTVQLQQTVPGISFSPSGEAKLNSFYIRGVGTYALSAALESSVGVTVDGVPLARVGGSISDLVDIQRVEVLKGPQGMLFGKNATAGLIGVVTQKPELGVSGGQANLSYGSFNELNVDAALNVPIGDKAAIRLTAWRFGHDGFVHDLNGRDYSDKNSYGARLGLTFEPTDALRLTLIGQADGRDEHGVAFTYREFTNTAPFGSVVEAYETSRGIVPSANNLVADPGTTPKSFARNYYVTALADLDLPGGYTLSSVTSYRNLFTSGQMDPWLSNSPLIKINQLTDDERYDQFTQELRIASPVDRPLSFVAGLFYYDFSINDVQNQAFFGVPVPGSSNYPRRNTVHNTLRNIAAFGEATYRFTPKFRIVAGVRQSNDRVTGSFDRSRTGPDSGVVPATVPIFSFTPKPITYDATSYRVGAQFDVAPSIMIYGTASRGYKAPGFNLTQSLTPGAIVNDARVEAEIVKSYEIGVKSQFFDRRLTVNIAAFDSTFSNFQTTVGLPVSPPVFVIQNAGALKSSGVEFEISARPTSGLSLGLNGAYIDARYTDFNNAACYPNEPTLPAGSALQPGFCVGGVQTLNGFPLAQSPKWSFNLSARYERVLWTGWKGFVGGNYAYRGKTWYEANRNPREVQDGYGFVNLSTGVGPEDGRWSVSAYARNVTGENFVARVRNNFNSYYQLPAYEAQRRYGVQLSASF
- a CDS encoding FAD-dependent monooxygenase, with translation MSIEQLDLLIVGAGPAGLLASIIASSIGLTHQVIERRTGLHTEPSAHVLKTHSMEVYRRIGVADKILEQSTPVELQQCITWCESVGGLHYGQLSLAGKKGRVPRFTEISPGHSANLPQSLLEPILHRRAAFMAGRDPVAFGAAFRSLVQDGEGVTATVERAEGTSQIKARYVIGADGAGSRVRRSVGIAMEGPQALAHFLAIHIKSDMTEALKRGPGVLFFVRTPTREGFFIMHQPIGSQVFMMRFDPEATPFESFDEAQCRAIVEEVMGCPHDFTISAIDRWAMSAQVAERYREGRVVLVGDAGHRFPPTGGLGLNTGVEDVENLIWKVAAVIRGQAGDSLIDSYETECRPVAIRNTNQSVNNHVRMREVAMAIGAEEPPEAFAAVIAALRADPAHPRFEAIRTAVDAQMPHFAFLEMEMASMAENGAFLPAERAIAEPVEAVEGYRPSFRPGGQMPHLWVEPGVSTIDLLHFDRFTLFAPSQDAELWREAATSLDAPMAVQVVAIDATMRSERVSAADFWGGQPFAILVRPDGRIAWVEPETGQTRRDQLAAALSCVLGRPLQSSVTKVA
- a CDS encoding fumarylacetoacetate hydrolase family protein, translating into MKLVSFVTAGTPSYGIYRDDGIVDAGARLSHYRDLASALTDIAALEALADAPADHDAASVTLLPPIPRSERIVCVGLNYKSHIAETGNDTPAHPILFARYPDSLVADGAPIVRPRVSERFDFEGELAVVIGKPGRHIQSERALEHVAGYACFNDGSVRDFQRHTSQFMPGKTFDRSGAFGPWLVTPDEAGGVNALQLTTRLNGEVVQQTGIDDLLFGVEALIAYVSQIWEVRPGDVIATGTTGGVGAVRKPPLWMKPGDTIEVEIDRLGTLTNTVIDEER
- a CDS encoding aromatic ring-hydroxylating dioxygenase subunit alpha, translating into MAFARNGWYCAAFSTEVDTNFLGRKILGEGVLITRDSAGGVRAIGDRCPHRFAPLHRGVREADTVECPYHGLRFDLDGRCVLNPHGQGRIPGAARVAAYPVEERQGVIWLWPGDPALADPAIIPDLLLVDRGERTPVNGHLTMPVDYRLVLDNLMDLSHAAYLHAGTLSPSRAKRESTYDDDETSVRVNTVMRDVPTPSSQQLYFPSPRGDYHSDIEWIFPGSLRQRLAMTETGAEADAGAVTRNVHLITPETETSTHYFWIHSRNRLMDDVSIDDRTRAILSNAFLTEDEPMMQACQENMGGAEFFSLRPIYLETDFAGTRCRRTMERIIAEEAETARRPAAPAEASSAQTTPA